The window AACGTGGAAGAATTCTGTCTTACGTTTCTGGAGACTCCTCGAAGATGCTGTGGCAGTCGGAGCTCTCCATCATCAGGCTGCGGTTCAGGCCCTGCCCCCCCTGGCCGGGGTAATGGAAGTTGGCGAAGGAGTGGGACATGGGCGACACCCCCTTCCCCGGCGCCGCCTCCCCGCCGCTCGCCCTCTTCTCCTGGCCGGACAGGCCGTAGGACAGGCCGTCCAGCGCCGGGTTCAGGGAGCGCGACATGTAGGTGTCGGCGGACTGCGGGCGCCGCAGCGGCGAGGAGGGGTAGGGCGACAGCTTGCTGATGAGCGGCGTGAGCAGGTCGGAGTAGCCGGCCTTGGCGGGCTTCACCAGGCGGTCCACGTGGATGTTGAGCTGCTTCTGCTCGAAGGCGCAGGAGAAGACGTTGTGCCCGAGGTTctgcatccaggacagcagcgACAGGTCCAGGTCGTCACAGCCGTTCCCGCACAGCATGTCCACCCCCAGGAGCACCTCCCCCTCCGTGATCTCCTCCCCCGTCGCTTTGCTCTGCACACAGACAACAGCACGGGCCTTTAAACGCCGTCCCCCGCTTCGCCGTCCCAGcgtggcgccgccgccgcccccaccTGGCAGAACTCCACGCAGCACTCGTACAGGACGCCtttgagcagcagctggaagagcCGGTCCCCGCTGGCCTTGAATCCCGCCTCGCTCAGCTTCCTGTCCGCAGGGATGAACTCCGCCACCATGGTGCAGGCCTCCTCGAAGCACTGCACCCGGGCCGTGCTGGGGTTCCAGTCCTGAGGGACGCCGACAGCAACACCGAGCGGCAGGAGGTCAAGACTCTGAGCTCAAGCTGGGAGGCCGTGGATTTAACTGGACGAGGGCTCACCTTGAACTCGGCGTGGTTTGTGAGGCgaggcagcgtcagcagcaggcACAGCTTGCTGTAGTCGTCTTTGGAGGGGCAGAACTCCTCCAGCGCATGGAGACACTTGACTGCTTCCTGCATGGTGAACtccagctgaaacacagagaaaacacgtTCAGCTGCAAACACAACCGGGAAGGACAAATAGTCCAGCGCGCTCCCGGGTCCCGGACCAGGCTGCACTACGCCAGAGCAGCACAATCAATTCTTCAAAAGCCCCAGCGGCCATAATAACAGGAGCAATTTGAAAAAATCAACATGTGGCGAAAAGTTTTTCTGGAGTCTGTCAGGCTGCAATAATTACGGAACATTAATCTCCCAGAGGTGCTTTCTGTTTATTCCACAAATATGACAGCTGTACTGCTTCTCGCATCGGAGACAGGAAAACCTGATAtgggacattttttttaacatttcagtttcagtcaaataaataaaactgatttatttatttatttttgttcagttCATGCATCCCTCCTAAATCCCCTCCAACCAGCGAAACACACTAACCACGGCGAGCACAGAGGGCCAGAGACGCCCAGCTAATCCAGCTAATAGGAACGGTCACTCTGGAACAGTCTCACAATCATTTGAAGAGCGGAAACAGATGAACACGGTGTCAATTCCTGaacaacaggaaaaaataaaaaggttaaaCGAATGAAGATTTAAGTTTACTTTCCCGTTCTGATGTTTCTCGAATTTAGAGCTGCCTGATGCTTTTCTCATTTGGAAGGTTCTGGGTTTTGATCATTAACTTGTGCAGAGAAGGTCGACAACCAGGAGCATTTCAAGTCATTTGCTGATTCGGAGCTGCCTGCAGGCGTGTGGATACGAAGTAAACCAGGAGAGCAGGATGAACGGACATGaaatcagcagctgaagaagctgaaggCAAGAACTCTTCTGTGAGCAGCACTGTTCACTGCTGTTCtcactcctccatccatccccgcTTCATGTtcgcaggtgtgtgtgagagaatcgCTCAGTCAGCGAGTGTGTGTTGGGCAACACGGAGCAACGCCACATGAGAAGGCGTCTTTCTTTTGAAGCGGTGTGTCCACAACAACAATCAATCTCACGCCATCGAAGGGACACATCAACTGCTTAATCCAGATAAATCCGCCTTCACCGCGGCGCTGCCAACAGCCACGGCTCAACGCTGAACGGGCAGCGCCGTTTAGATCCCTCGGGTTTGTTCCAGCGCTCAGACTCACCTGCTGAGGCTCGTCCTCTGCAGACATGGCGTTATTCACACACAACGCTTCCAGAAACTTCTGCTTCAGGACGATGTAGCGAAACCTGAATGCAGGATAATCAGCTGTGAAGACGCTGCAAAGAGTCACTGTACCGATCAACgacaataaaaaacacacacacacctctttctGTCAAACTTGTCCATGCACTCTAAAGGCTGGATGAACTGCAGGACCTCGTCCCACTGGCCGTCCAGGACCAGCTGCCTGCAACCAGGACAGGAGAAACccttcacacatttcaaccctGTTTGTGGAGGTTTCCCTGATAAAATGCTTCGTTTGACTGGCCCTGAAAGCTAaactcacacacaacacacactccctgtgGGGTGGGGGAGCGGACACACAGAGGGACCAGTGTGTTTTACCTGAGGAACAGCATGTCGTCTGAATACAGTCCGTTGATGACGCCGCTCTCCTTCTCCAGAGCCAGCATGCTGATGTGTAACTTCCTGGAGTTGAGGAAGTCCAGGATGACCTTGATGATCTCCACCTCCTTCACGTTGATGGTCTCCTCCGCTGTCATGGTGACGACGGCCTGTCGGCGACAACGTCAGTCCGCTTTAACCCGCCAAGGAGTTCACCTCCGCGATCAATACAGCGTTTTCCATTTAATCCAAATACAAgcaaaatgacaacaataaaCCAGACACAGAATCCTTAAATGAATACAATGATCTCCAGAATTATCAATAAAGACATAACActagcaggggggggggggagggggggggggggctttgacAGGTCTGTGCCCGGAGCCCTGGGATTTACAGGTCCTGCAGTGAAAATGACTAATTTGAAGTAAGACTGCCAGACTCCGTGGGGATCAGTTTAATCTGTTGTGGACGCTCCAGAGGAGAAACGGCGGTAATCTGAGAGGAAACATGTGCATCAGATTATAATCCTCCACATGTTGGCAGACTAGAGGCGACAGGCTGAGCCCACCTGTCCGCTCGGAGGGAATAAACAACCAAACaggggctgctgctgttaaaGGAGCTAATCAGAGTGAGTGTTGGGATTTAAAGAGGGAGAGCGGAGCCGCGCAGCTCCGTGCTAAGCTAGCAGAAGCTACCTAATAACGGAGCCTCGTAAGAGGCTTAATGCGCCGCTTCGCCCCGCGCGGAGCCGACAGGAGCCGCGAGGAGCACCGGGTTACACCGCCCTCCGCCGCCCTCCGCCGCCCTCCGCCGGCCCGAGAAACCTCCAGAAACCCGACCTGCCTCCCAACACACTCCCGGGTCTCCAGCTAGCAGGGCCGGGGAGGACAGCCGCTAGCCGCAGGGCGGGGTGCCAGCCTCCTCtccccggcccggcccggcccggcccgggcTCCAGGCCGCCCCGCAGGCTCACCTGCTCCGCTAACACATGGGCTGGACGGACCGCGGTCCCCGGCTGTCTCCGGTAGCTTCACACGGGCTGTCACGACGCTGCTGCTCGGTGTTGTGAGCGCCGCTCGTCCTGCCTGgatgtccctcctcctcctcctcctcctcctcctcctgctctgtggaTGTTTGTGCTGCGGTCTGCAGGGGCAacgcctccacccagcctgcagagacagcctccacccagcctgcAGAAAACCTCCACCCAGCCTGCagagacagcctccacccagcctgcAGAAAACCTCCACCCAGCCTGCagagacagcctccacccagcctgcAGAAAACCTCCACCCAGCCTGCAGAGAGAACCTCCACCCAACCTGCAGAAAACTTCAAcccaacatgcagagagagcctccAAAAAGCATGCACAGGCAGCATCCACCCAGTCTGCAGAAAACCTCAAACCACTCTGCACAGAGAGCCTCCACCCAACCTGTATAGAGAACCACGCCTAGCAtacagacagcctccacccagcctgtAGAAAACCTCCAcccaacatgcagagagaacCTCCAGCCAGCATGCAAAGAGAGCCTGCAACCAGCCTGCAGAGAACCTCCACCCATCATGTATAGAAAACCTCCACCCACCGTGTACAAAGCCTCCATGCAGCATGCAGAGACTCCACCAAGGATGAAgggggcctcctcccagcacTCACCAAGTCTCCACCCAAAATGCAGAGAGGGCCTCCAACCAGCCTGCTGAAAGCCTTGTCCCCGCATGCAGCGAGAGCCCCCACCCAGCTTACAGATCGCCTGCAAAAAGCCTCCAACCATCCTCCACCCAGGAGGCagagcctccacccagcctacGCAGAGCTAATCACGTTCATATAGAAAGGAGGCTTCTGTTAAGCTGCTCCACAGTTTAGAACCTAATccataaaaaaatgttaaaatgtcaaataGCCCAGACTTAAAATGAATAGGTAAATGTTACGTACAACTGCGATTACAATATACATTAAAAAGTATTTACAGCAAATATACACTTGTACATACAGTCATCCACCTGTAGTACCAGAGCTACGCCACAGTGATCCATCAGGATCAGGTTTTCAGTGGTTTGGTCACAGGAGCCAGTTCAGGTCTGCAGTGGCGGTTTGCTCGTGGGCCTCCCGGCGCTGTGGGGATTTTACCTTCTTCTCATGTCTCCAGATGTGACTGTTGAGTCAACATGTCCGTCTGGCGGCCGTCAGGAGATTTACTAACAGGCTCTGCATAAAGTCGACTCTAAAACAGTAACTTCCTCTGAGAAAGTAAAGACAGAACACACACGTAATGTTGATAGCTGGCATTTTAATAAAGctcaaatgaatgaattaaaaaaacaaaacatcagaaatCAATAAACACTTGATCAGACTTTGTTAAGTGAAAGGAAACTGAACTGACAGTTGGAGAGAGTTGCTCTGATTATCTCAGGACACTTCCTGGGTGAAGTCAGTTCAGCTCCTGGACACACTCCTTCATCAGTACACACCTTCAACCGGTAAATGTTGTTACAAAAAATACTTCTATATGCCAAAATATATCTGTACAGTGTGAACGCATACTGAATCAATACATGGAGGAAACGGAGGTGGCGGCTGTGTGAGAGTGAGAAGCTTGAAGAGGGAACCTCTCGGACCAGACGACAGCGGACgggcggacggacggacggcgtCTCGAGGCGCCGTCACAGCTCAGCTCGCTTTATTTACATCTTCAAGACAACATCCACGTTAAAGTGACTTCTTGAGTGTTTGTTAGCTCTAATGGTGACTAGTTCACTGACGGCACAGTGTGGGACGACTCATCCAGTCAAACACTCGCCATCGTCTTCATCAGTCATTCTGTCCGGCGATCACACAAGAAAAGGCTCTGAGGGACAAAACACCGAGCAGATAAATTATAGAAGCTGTGTGGACTGGAACTGCTCCTATGCACAAACACATTGAACTTCTGTACGTGAAGCAGGTTACGGAATAAAACCTCAGACGCTCGTTAAAATACCTTCAACTGCATTATCAAAAGGAAATAAATTAAGAGTGGACTGCAGCTGCTTTCCAGAACCGCTGGTGGTCCGGTCCTTTCTAACATCTGGAAACTAATCGCAGTCGCCAGCCGAGGTATTTTCCTCACTCTTATTGGCACttcactgtacacacacacacacacacacacacacacacacacgcacacacacatcacgaCCTTTAAGTGTTTCAGTCATGTGtaaaaaacaacagagacacaTGCCTGAATAGCAGCACGATGCTCCTCCAGGGGGGCGGGGTGACGCCCCCCCCACCTGTGACACCGCCGACAGGACGAACACTCGCGGCGCGTCACATGACACTTAACAAGCATAAGGCCACACACGAAACCAGGGTGCCTCAGAGGCGTGACATTCAGTGCTTCAGCTCGGTAAGGCCAACGTCCGCCTTGTCTCTTCTGCTcgttctctattttttttttttggcacatgaGAAGGTGGACACATGCTGACGGAGGTCCTCCGTCTGTGAGGCTCGTCTGTGTTCTACATTCCAGTTGTGACTGTGAACTGTGGGGTTTCAGTGAAAGAGGTCTTTCAGGTGGATACCCGTCCCTCCGGCCCTACTTGGCGTGCTTCTTGGGCGTGCCTTGCTTCTTGGCCTGCCACAGGTGGCTGGCGATGGTGATGGCGTCCACGCTGGCCGACATGGTTTTGGCCGGGATCTGGCTGAACTGCTTCCTGTCCGAGTTGTACTTGTACAGGGCTTCGATCATCTTGGCCGTGATGCTCTTGGGGCCGATGCCCGCCAGCTTGGTGATCTCCTCCGTTTCGGGGCAGTAGGTGTAAACGGACCTGAACTGGCATCCGGCGTCCCGGAACAACACCAGGAAGTTATTGGCTTCGGATTTCTCCATTTCCTGCAACACAGCGAGAACGTCAGTCACTGCAGCAAGCGCTCTGTAACACAGACACGTGCAGACAGGAAGCATACATCCAGGATCTTGTTCTTCTGCCCTTCGTTGACCTTGCCGGCCAGGCAGCAGTGCGCCAGGGCGTTCTGGATGATGTGCTTGTTGGACTTGGCGCTGGGCTCCTTGTAGAGTTTGGGTCCTGAGGGGGAAACCAGTGGTTACCTGAAGAGTCTCGTTCTGCATTGTGTTCACATGAAGTTCCTTACCGGTGTATTCAGTgttggagggggtggaggaggtggtggactCATTCTCCCAGTCCTTCTCTCCGTTCCGGCTGCACGCCGACGGGCAGGAGGAGAACCCCTCTGCTGAATCGGGCCTGCGGACCGTCACACAAAAAATGACAAACCACACGGAGACAGAAGAAGGACGAGCAGATCCACCAGGCCACCGTAcagacgtgcacacacacagagagatgtGGAGAGAACAAGGTCAGACCCGGTGACACACTTCTCTCCCAGCCCTGCCTGTTGTCTCGCATCGCGTCAGGCAGCCGCGGCCGGGCGACACCCGGCGGGGCGGCTCGCAAAAGCCGTGTTCAGCCAAgcaaaagcaaaagcaaaagcAAAGCAGCATCTTCACGGACAGCGAGAGGAGCTGGAgcggcagacagagagagagaagcagcagcgacGGGCCGAGAGCAATGCTGGAGGAGACGGGCGGCGGGAGGAGCTGAGCCGCACGGCCGAGTCTTCAACACATTCACCTGAATCCAGCGACATGAggttacacacactcacagctgtAGGAGGAGCGCCGTCTGCAGGGCTACTAACCTTCCCTTTCTGTCTTTGGGAGAGTTTAAATAAAACGGGGCATTGGCAGAAGCTAGTCTGTTGCCTCTGAGGGACGCATGCAAAGTGAGAgggaagagaagagagggaTCAAAGAGAATCAGGCAGTAGGCGTGAGGGAAAACCCGGCTGCTCCTGAGAGGAGAGCCAGAGCGCGGAAACAGACCCAGACTGGCTCCTACCTGTAGTTCTTCCTGTTATCCGGCTGGTCTCTGTCATTGTCAGCCAGACTGAGAGACGCCAGAGACACGCTGGACACAGAGAAGCCTCGAGGACGGACCCCTGCGGCAgaggtcagcagaggtcagcGTGGGTCACGCACCACCCCACCCCTTCCCGTCGGGGCGTCGCTCACCTGCCGCTCTCGCGGGAGGCGTGGGCGACTCCACCACGTCCCTGTGGATGGACTTGGGCCTGGGCTTCTTCTTGAGGCTCCCCGACCGGGGCTTGATCACCTCGTCCATGTCCTCCATCAGCTTGAGCTGCTTCCTCCGCAGGTACTCATGCTTGATGTATTCCCGCCTTGCCTTGTCCTCAtccttcttctgctgctcctcctctgctttcagcctggacacacacacacacacacacacacacacacacacacacagacacacacagacacacacacacacacaggacatcAGAGcatcagtcagaggaggaagatgctcgtCATGCTATGTATTAACACTTAAGATGCCATGCATGCACCAAcctgcagagggcagcagagcagTCACATCTTTCTGCCTTTACTGCTTGAaaccctcacacacatccattgtttgacattttaaacCCATCTCATAGCTTTAACTTGTGCTCACATTTTAATTCCACCccaaataaataattcaaaacTCTTTTATTTAGATATTGCCGGGACCACGTGGCGTATTGATTGTGAAGGTGCTCCAGGATGGCCGTGGCAGTGAAGTTTCCCACAGTGTGGCTCACCGAgccgcctccctcctctgctcctggtcctgctcctgctgctgcctcctgtcCTGCGCCTCCTTCTCCCTCCGCAGCCTCTTCTCCAGCAGCGCCGCCTTCTTGGCCGCCATGTCCTCCTCCGCCTTCACGTCGTCCTGGAAACACAGACGCATCAGGTGAGAGGGCCAAGCAGTCAAACCCAGTCAACAGGAGCGCATTAGCATCCAAAACAGGTTCATTAGTAATGATTTGATCTATTAGTTCTCATTGTTTCAACCTTTAGTTTAGTAAGACTTTGGGAGAATAATAATGTTTGGGCACAAAGAAAACTCGTTTAGCAGCCAACATCCCATTTTTAAAGCTCATTTGACAGTTTTCAGGTGTATTCCAGGCGCCTGCTTCCTTCATGGCAGAGAGAAATGTTTTCTCGCATTTCTCAAGAAATGGTTTAATCGGTTTCAATCTTTATGATATCTCTTCGGTGGTTTGTGTTCCCCTCAGAGCTCCGGGTCACACAGCAAGTCGCCACGGAGAGTAGATGAGTGAAACTGTTTTCCTCCGAGACTTTTCCTCATTGATCCTGGTTATGTTACTAAGGGGAGATTTGGTAACTCAGCATTTCTCAGCTGAAGTAAAACGCAGCATGCTCGAATCAATGATTCTAATTCATTATCAAACACTTGAACttagaaaacattttgtttctaAAGACTGCGGTACATTCAGTGCTGATTCTGAAATCTAATCTGATCCCCGTCGCCCCAGCCGGTTTGAGTCACAGCATCACCGACGCAGCTCAGTAGCTTCCCATCGTCAGCACACCAAGCCGGCGTGTGGTGGAGCGTGCAGACCGTCACCCCGGTGCATTCTGGGACACCACGTGCGGAGCGGAGCCGTCGAGCCGTGCAGTGATCCCAGACAATACATGAACACAGCTCAGCCAGGAGGAACCGGCCACAACAGCAGACGGAGCCGCATCAAGTCACTCCGGGatcagggtggagcaggtggagcaggtggagccggCAGGCTGTgctctccaccgtctcctctgcAGGAGTCCGCTTTTTCACAATAAGAGCACCTTGAGGTAACTTTTTTTTGCGACTGTAAATTTCCACTCGTTCCATATCCTAATTGATTTTTATAACAACACCAGATTATTTACACTCCATTTAGGGCGTTGTTGCTCTTATTTAGCTGCAGTAGTCAGTTTACTTCACACTAACAGTAATATTTCAATAAGTTGGGATTTTCACCTTGAAGAAGAATCCGCAGCACATCTTCTGCTCGTCTCCACAGTTCAGGCCTTCAGGTTCGACCTCCACTGCTTCGGCCCCCCCGGCCTGGGCCCCTGCTGCCTGGGCCCCTGCTGCTTCGGCCCCCCCAGCCTGGGCCCCTGCTGCTTCGGCCCCCCCAGCCTGGGCCCCCCCGGCCTGGGCCCCTGCTGCCTGGGCCCCCCCGGCCTGGGCCCCTGTGCCGTGGCGTTGTGGGGGCTTCAGCCTGGACAGAGGCACCTCCACCAGGTCCCTCCTGTCCTGGGACTCTGCCTTCGCCCGGCTGCTCGCGGCTCCCTGGACGTCCGCCAGCGGCTGAGACACGACTCCAGACGTCCTGGACGGCTTGAcggccccctcctccccctccgccccctcctgaGCGGCGCCGggactcttcttcttctcgtctGAGTTGTCCTTGCCGGCCTTGCCGTCCTGGCTCTTGGGGTCGTCGTCCTGGCCCAGGTAAGCGAAGGAGCTGCTGTGGGTCTGGCTGAGCGTGAAGCGCCTCAGTCTGGGCAGGCTGTCCACGGAGGTGGGCGTGTTGAGCATTCGGCTGAAGGGGGTGACCTTCAGGTCGTTGGGCCGCGGCGTTCGGGGCGTCCTGGCGTGGAAGGAGGCCGGCCGCCGCTTGATGCCGGCGGAGGAGCGGTTGGGAGCGCGAGGAGAGCCGGAGGACGACAGGATGGGGGACAGGGATCCCACCGAGGCCCGGCCGGACCCCCGGCCcgtcacgctgctgctgcggagctccCGGAGCTGCCTGAGAGCGGAAACGCAGACGTCAGTGAGGAGGCCAGCTCCACTGAGGGCTGAGGGCGGGGGTCTAACGTCACCTGTGTGGGGACGGAGCCGGAGGCGGGATGACccaggcctgctgctgctgctgctggtccctCATGGCCATgatcttctcctgctgctgagccAAACGCTGCATCTCCGTCTGCAGGAAGCCCAGCGACGTGTTCAGCCGCTCGATGGAGCGCGTGTACTCCGTCAGGTCCACCTCCCCCGGCGCCACGCCTGcgtcacctcaaacacacacacacacacacacggctgctcacgctgctccacctctggccGGTACCGTGGTGTAGTGGACGGCTCCGCCCCGGTACCCACCTCCTCCGTCCTCACAGGGGGATTTGGGAGCGGCTCCGTCCGGTTTGCACCGCTCCGCTCGCTCCATCTTATCCTGCCGGGTTTCCCTGGAGGCGGCGAGCGGCTCTGCTGAcggagcttctcctcctcctgaggcGGCGCTGAGGGGCGGCGTCACTCCTTTCCTCCTCACCACGTTGAGAAACGCCGTTCTGCCCATTTTCTGGCGGTGGCGAGTGAAAGCTGCCTCCACCTGCGGGACAACGAGAGAGAAACTTCCTGTTGACACCTGCAGTCGAAGCCACGGCAGCGCGAAACCTTCCCCGCCGACCTTCTTCTTCTGGGCTTCGATGGCTCTGcgcttctcctccagcttcatCCTCAGGTGAATCATCTCGGAGGACAGGAGGTGGGACGAGTCTCGGCCCGACGGAGTGACGGGAGAGGGTGAAGTGATGGGCAGAGGAGGTGTGGAGAGCTGGAGACACGGTGAAAACAGCATATGTCAGTCTTTTCATACAGATGCATGTAGATTTACATCTTTATCAATAATCCCTGCTGTGTGAGTCAAGTCTTGACTTCCAGTGTGGGGGATCCGTGTTCGATTCCAGGATGtaaagtgtgaaaacaaatcagtcTTTACAAAGAGAGCAGCTGAATAGCCGAATAAACTCTGATTTGCACTTTGAGATATCTgtatgtaaagtgcattacaaattaaaggtattattattattataatctAATCTATAATAAGCTCTTCATAACAGCGTTCTTTCtcttgcccccccccacccccaccccatgGAAACATCGTCCATCTCCCTTCAGTCAATCTTTTGATCAACATTTGTGAAATCCTG of the Salarias fasciatus chromosome 18, fSalaFa1.1, whole genome shotgun sequence genome contains:
- the camsap2b gene encoding calmodulin-regulated spectrin-associated protein 2; the protein is MGDAAEDRGARPTFIVPAIRSFDHYDFTRAKISCSLTWLVAKAFGSDAVPEELAEPFYRDQYNQEHLKPPVACLLQSAELYCRAGSLILRSDAVKPLLGHNAVIQALAQKGLYVTDQDRLVTERDLTSTPIQMSSHLALIDTLMMAYTVEMVSVERVMSCINRYASAEPSRSDAQQLPYDTEDAITTWINKVIEHLKDILVEEQKLREASLLDANSTTQKARYRREHPQKSAPSLPLVDNLLKDNADGCALSALLHFYCPQAVRMDDICLKETMSLADSLYNLQLVQDFCRNNLNRCCHFSLEDMLYAHASVKSNYLVFMAELFWWFEVVKPSFVQPRVFDPNACEPASCKNMAPVSSPVKQNYADRPSVQEDVPAEGVMRRSTSMSYVDGCAGTWPKEKQSSSRGISFEIPLDGDPTLPPCQAPALRGMTRSASSDGLGFRVHYAPRGGLKRHGSLTAAGVNGQGRHIPEEDEDPAPHRPLGRNNTFSLKNQSRYSNGVLPESSISAHHHGNHSGHSSPSTPPTMEEALKIIHDAERPHASLGVGAADNGFFLHGAEPPDPPGAGAQGPGDASDSAKARFNDHDPNSMSTEEVDTGIHVRTEDIQSNDEDSSSLRDYSDMDPDCEAMTRSCPLPDGDREGGRRGAGGTVPEGQRGDGGERSSPCPSSAATLPRSHTVSPVSSGGGSGPGAGAAAVRMTSFAEQKFRKLEGRSSGGTTPESSDLNVPYTHPARTLSTPPLPITSPSPVTPSGRDSSHLLSSEMIHLRMKLEEKRRAIEAQKKKVEAAFTRHRQKMGRTAFLNVVRRKGVTPPLSAASGGGEAPSAEPLAASRETRQDKMERAERCKPDGAAPKSPCEDGGGDAGVAPGEVDLTEYTRSIERLNTSLGFLQTEMQRLAQQQEKIMAMRDQQQQQQAWVIPPPAPSPHRQLRELRSSSVTGRGSGRASVGSLSPILSSSGSPRAPNRSSAGIKRRPASFHARTPRTPRPNDLKVTPFSRMLNTPTSVDSLPRLRRFTLSQTHSSSFAYLGQDDDPKSQDGKAGKDNSDEKKKSPGAAQEGAEGEEGAVKPSRTSGVVSQPLADVQGAASSRAKAESQDRRDLVEVPLSRLKPPQLEVEPEGLNCGDEQKMCCGFFFKDDVKAEEDMAAKKAALLEKRLRREKEAQDRRQQQEQDQEQRREAARLKAEEEQQKKDEDKARREYIKHEYLRRKQLKLMEDMDEVIKPRSGSLKKKPRPKSIHRDVVESPTPPARAAGVRPRGFSVSSVSLASLSLADNDRDQPDNRKNYRGNRLASANAPFYLNSPKDRKGRPDSAEGFSSCPSACSRNGEKDWENESTTSSTPSNTEYTGPKLYKEPSAKSNKHIIQNALAHCCLAGKVNEGQKNKILDEMEKSEANNFLVLFRDAGCQFRSVYTYCPETEEITKLAGIGPKSITAKMIEALYKYNSDRKQFSQIPAKTMSASVDAITIASHLWQAKKQGTPKKHAK